A single Stigmatella aurantiaca DNA region contains:
- a CDS encoding DUF2256 and DUF3253 domain-containing protein has translation MTSAPPSKVCAVCGRRITWRKKWERDWENIRYCSARCRGRKGAAGQDTLEHRILEMLGARARGATMCPSEVARAEGGEDWRERMEPVREAARRLVARGDVEILQGGQVVDPSTAKGPIRLRLRASR, from the coding sequence ATGACGTCCGCGCCTCCTTCCAAGGTGTGCGCCGTCTGCGGCCGGCGCATCACCTGGCGCAAGAAGTGGGAGCGGGACTGGGAGAACATCCGCTACTGCTCCGCGCGCTGCCGGGGCCGCAAGGGGGCCGCGGGGCAGGACACGCTCGAGCACCGCATCCTGGAGATGCTCGGCGCCCGGGCCCGGGGCGCGACGATGTGCCCCTCGGAGGTGGCGCGCGCCGAGGGCGGCGAGGACTGGCGCGAGCGCATGGAGCCCGTGCGCGAGGCGGCCCGGCGGCTGGTGGCCCGGGGGGACGTGGAGATCCTCCAGGGCGGCCAGGTGGTGGACCCCTCGACGGCGAAGGGCCCCATCCGCCTGCGGCTGCGGGCCTCCCGGTGA